The following are encoded together in the Salvia hispanica cultivar TCC Black 2014 chromosome 6, UniMelb_Shisp_WGS_1.0, whole genome shotgun sequence genome:
- the LOC125192988 gene encoding phosphoinositide phosphatase SAC3-like isoform X1 has product MEDVSNIVQLEQHEVQPDSPPPAPPAEGLMQKFRLYETRSNFYMVGRDKTRTFWKILKIDRLEPSELNILEDSATYSERECSDLLRRIHEGNKATGGLKFITTCYGIVGFIKFLGPYYMVLITKREQIGVICGHNVYAISKSEIIPLPNSAVRANMVNYKNENRYKKLLCMVDLTKDFYFSYSYHVMRSLQRNMCDNETGQVLYETMFVWNEFLTRGIRNILQNTVWTVALVYGFFKQATLSISGRDLKLTLISRRSRHYAGTRYLKRGVNERGRVANDVETEQILTEDVPEGLPLQISSVVQNRGSIPLFWSQETSRLNIKPDIILSKRDQRYEATRLHFENLANRYGNPIIILNLIKTNEKRPRESILRTEFANAIEVINRDLSEEKRLKFLHWDLNKHSRSKSANVLLLLGKVATYALTLTGFFYCQATPEMLSGGQLKCPSNENLFAPGMATSTSSHSENGKHNDEETEDSDSSDRKSSGGNSSTNSNPSVRPPMIQNGVLRTNCIDCLDRTNVAQYAYGLAALGHQLHALGVTNSTKMDLDDPLAEELMGCYERMGDTLAHQYGGSAAHNKIFSQRRGQWKAATQSQEFFRTLQRYYNNAYLDGEKQNAINVFLGHFQPQPDKPDLWELDSNQHYNVGRNGQSNSDQYGRSLFKRSWSDGNILRESHSPSSTPNINKVMSSAGFPGESDRRSKISSESVPNMCTSESELAYSSDTSPMPNRELFAEMQRVRYLEHENGDAIDCSNFVDLDWLSSSGNSCEEELLERSMLLASPTALLSSENVINETISEITASTSECGSSRRGRDHTGTELGYTEAQNYEVLEDFSDSFVRWVTYGEAICH; this is encoded by the exons ATGGAAGATGTGTCGAATATTGTACAGCTAGAACAGCATGAAGTTCAGCCGGATTCTCCGCCTCCTGCGCCGCCTGCTGAGGGGTTGATGCAGAAATTCAGGCTCTATGAGACTCGATCG AATTTTTATATGGTAGGAAGGGACAAAACTAGAACCTTctggaaaattttgaaaattgatagGTTGGAACCATCAGAGCTTAACATTCTTGAAGATTCTGCCACATATAGTGAGCGGGAGTGCTCAGATCTCTTAAGAAGAATACATGAAGGAAACAAAGCTACTGGGGGacttaaatttattactacttgTTATGGCATCGTTG GATTCATTAAATTTCTTGGGCCATATTACATGGTGCTCATAACAAAAAGGGAGCAGATCGGTGTAATATGTGGTCACAATGTGTATGCTATATCCAAAAGCGAGATAATTCCCTTGCCAAATTCGGCAGTTAGAGCCAATATGGTCAACTATAAGAATGAGAACAG ATACAAGAAGCTCTTGTGCATGGTGGATCTTACTAAGGATTTCTACTTTAGTTACTCCTACCATGTGATGAGAAGTCTCCAGAGGAACATGTGTGATAATGAGACTGGGCAAGTCTTGTACGAAACTATGTTTGTGTGGAATGAATTTCTGACTCGTGGAATACGAAATATTCTTCAGAATACTGTATGGACTGTTGCCTTGGTCTATGGCTTTTTTAAGCAG GCTACACTTTCTATATCAGGGAGGGATCTCAAGCTGACTCTAATATCCAGGCGTTCCCGACATTATGCTGGCACTAG aTATCTGAAGCGAGGTGTCAATGAGAGGGGCAGAGTGGCAAATGATGTTGAGACTGAGCAAATTTTAACCGAGGATGTTCCAGAAGGACTGCCTTTGCAAATTAGTTCTGTGGTCCAAAATCGTGGGTCAATACCACTCTTCTGGTCACAAGAAACCTCCCGCCTAAATATCAAACCGGATATTATAT TGTCAAAGAGGGACCAAAGATATGAAGCTACAAGGCttcattttgaaaatcttGCCAATAGATATGGGAATCCCatcattattttgaatttgattaag ACAAATGAAAAGAGACCGCGAGAATCCATTCTTCGCACAGAGTTCGCCAATGCCattgaagtaataaatagGGATCTTTCTGAGGAGAAGCGTCTTAAATTTCTCCACTGGGATCTGAATAAACATTCTCGAAG CAAATCTGCAAATGTATTGCTACTGTTGGGAAAGGTGGCTACATATGCTTTGACGCTAACAGGTTTTTTCTATTGTCAAGCCACACCAGAGATGCTATCAGGGGGACAACTTAAATGCCCTAGTAATGA GAATCTTTTTGCCCCTGGCATGGCTACCTCAACAAGTTCTCATTCTGAGAATGGAAAGCATAATGATGAGGAGACTGAGGATTCTGATAGCTCAGATAGAAAATCCAGTGGGGGAAATAGCAGCACAAACAGTAATCCTTCTGTCAGGCCACCAATGATCCAAAATGGAGTGCTTCGGACTAATTGCATAGATTGTTTGGATCGCACAAATGTTGCGCAGTATGCATATGGCTTGGCTGCTTTAGGGCACCAGTTGCATGCCTTGGGAGTAACGAACTCGACAAAGATGGACCTTGATGATCCTTTGGCTGAAGAATTGATGGGATGTTATGAGAGAATGGGTGATACTCTAGCACACCAGTACGGTGGTTCTGCTGCTCACAACAAA ATTTTCTCTCAGAGAAGAGGCCAATGGAAAGCAGCAACACAGTCACAGGAGTTTTTCCGCACACTCCAGAGATATTATAACAATGCATACTTGGATGGAGAGAAacaaaatgcaattaatgt ATTTTTGGGACATTTTCAACCTCAACCAGATAAACCTGATTTGTGGGAGCTTGATTCAAATCAGCATTACAATGTGGGAAGAAATGGACAATCAAATTCAGATCAATATGGAAG GTCACTTTTCAAAAGATCATGGTCAGATGGGAACATCCTTCGTGAAAGTCATTCACCCTCATCTACACCAAACATTAATAAAGTTATGTCCAGTGCTGGTTTCCCTGGTGAATCGGATAGAAGAAGCAAGATTAGTTCCGAGTCTGTACCAAATATGTGTACATCAGAAAGCGAGTTAGCATATTCGAG TGATACTTCTCCAATGCCTAACAGGGAGCTTTTTGCTGAAATGCAAAGAGTAAGGTACCTTGAACATGAAAATGGGGATGCAATTGACTGCTCAAACTTTGTTGACTTAGATTGGCTCTCTTCCTCTGGAAATTCATGCGAGGAAGAGCTATTAGAAAG GTCAATGCTGTTAGCATCTCCAACAGCTCTGCTATCATCAGAAAATGTTATCAATGAAACAATTAGTGAAATCACGGCATCCACCAGTGAATGTGGATCCAGCAGAAGG GGTAGAGATCACACCGGGACTGAGCTTGGCTACACTGAAGCCCAAAATTATGAAGTTCTCGAAGACTTCTCTGATAGTTTTGTGCGTTGGGTGACCTACGGGGAAGCAATCTGCCACTGA
- the LOC125192988 gene encoding phosphoinositide phosphatase SAC3-like isoform X2, which yields MEDVSNIVQLEQHEVQPDSPPPAPPAEGLMQKFRLYETRSNFYMVGRDKTRTFWKILKIDRLEPSELNILEDSATYSERECSDLLRRIHEGNKATGGLKFITTCYGIVGFIKFLGPYYMVLITKREQIGVICGHNVYAISKSEIIPLPNSAVRANMVNYKNENRYKKLLCMVDLTKDFYFSYSYHVMRSLQRNMCDNETGQVLYETMFVWNEFLTRGIRNILQNTVWTVALVYGFFKQATLSISGRDLKLTLISRRSRHYAGTRYLKRGVNERGRVANDVETEQILTEDVPEGLPLQISSVVQNRGSIPLFWSQETSRLNIKPDIILSKRDQRYEATRLHFENLANRYGNPIIILNLIKTNEKRPRESILRTEFANAIEVINRDLSEEKRLKFLHWDLNKHSRSKSANVLLLLGKVATYALTLTGFFYCQATPEMLSGGQLKCPSNENLFAPGMATSTSSHSENGKHNDEETEDSDSSDRKSSGGNSSTNSNPSVRPPMIQNGVLRTNCIDCLDRTNVAQYAYGLAALGHQLHALGVTNSTKMDLDDPLAEELMGCYERMGDTLAHQYGGSAAHNKIFSQRRGQWKAATQSQEFFRTLQRYYNNAYLDGEKQNAINVFLGHFQPQPDKPDLWELDSNQHYNVGRNGQSNSDQYGSDTSPMPNRELFAEMQRVRYLEHENGDAIDCSNFVDLDWLSSSGNSCEEELLERSMLLASPTALLSSENVINETISEITASTSECGSSRRGRDHTGTELGYTEAQNYEVLEDFSDSFVRWVTYGEAICH from the exons ATGGAAGATGTGTCGAATATTGTACAGCTAGAACAGCATGAAGTTCAGCCGGATTCTCCGCCTCCTGCGCCGCCTGCTGAGGGGTTGATGCAGAAATTCAGGCTCTATGAGACTCGATCG AATTTTTATATGGTAGGAAGGGACAAAACTAGAACCTTctggaaaattttgaaaattgatagGTTGGAACCATCAGAGCTTAACATTCTTGAAGATTCTGCCACATATAGTGAGCGGGAGTGCTCAGATCTCTTAAGAAGAATACATGAAGGAAACAAAGCTACTGGGGGacttaaatttattactacttgTTATGGCATCGTTG GATTCATTAAATTTCTTGGGCCATATTACATGGTGCTCATAACAAAAAGGGAGCAGATCGGTGTAATATGTGGTCACAATGTGTATGCTATATCCAAAAGCGAGATAATTCCCTTGCCAAATTCGGCAGTTAGAGCCAATATGGTCAACTATAAGAATGAGAACAG ATACAAGAAGCTCTTGTGCATGGTGGATCTTACTAAGGATTTCTACTTTAGTTACTCCTACCATGTGATGAGAAGTCTCCAGAGGAACATGTGTGATAATGAGACTGGGCAAGTCTTGTACGAAACTATGTTTGTGTGGAATGAATTTCTGACTCGTGGAATACGAAATATTCTTCAGAATACTGTATGGACTGTTGCCTTGGTCTATGGCTTTTTTAAGCAG GCTACACTTTCTATATCAGGGAGGGATCTCAAGCTGACTCTAATATCCAGGCGTTCCCGACATTATGCTGGCACTAG aTATCTGAAGCGAGGTGTCAATGAGAGGGGCAGAGTGGCAAATGATGTTGAGACTGAGCAAATTTTAACCGAGGATGTTCCAGAAGGACTGCCTTTGCAAATTAGTTCTGTGGTCCAAAATCGTGGGTCAATACCACTCTTCTGGTCACAAGAAACCTCCCGCCTAAATATCAAACCGGATATTATAT TGTCAAAGAGGGACCAAAGATATGAAGCTACAAGGCttcattttgaaaatcttGCCAATAGATATGGGAATCCCatcattattttgaatttgattaag ACAAATGAAAAGAGACCGCGAGAATCCATTCTTCGCACAGAGTTCGCCAATGCCattgaagtaataaatagGGATCTTTCTGAGGAGAAGCGTCTTAAATTTCTCCACTGGGATCTGAATAAACATTCTCGAAG CAAATCTGCAAATGTATTGCTACTGTTGGGAAAGGTGGCTACATATGCTTTGACGCTAACAGGTTTTTTCTATTGTCAAGCCACACCAGAGATGCTATCAGGGGGACAACTTAAATGCCCTAGTAATGA GAATCTTTTTGCCCCTGGCATGGCTACCTCAACAAGTTCTCATTCTGAGAATGGAAAGCATAATGATGAGGAGACTGAGGATTCTGATAGCTCAGATAGAAAATCCAGTGGGGGAAATAGCAGCACAAACAGTAATCCTTCTGTCAGGCCACCAATGATCCAAAATGGAGTGCTTCGGACTAATTGCATAGATTGTTTGGATCGCACAAATGTTGCGCAGTATGCATATGGCTTGGCTGCTTTAGGGCACCAGTTGCATGCCTTGGGAGTAACGAACTCGACAAAGATGGACCTTGATGATCCTTTGGCTGAAGAATTGATGGGATGTTATGAGAGAATGGGTGATACTCTAGCACACCAGTACGGTGGTTCTGCTGCTCACAACAAA ATTTTCTCTCAGAGAAGAGGCCAATGGAAAGCAGCAACACAGTCACAGGAGTTTTTCCGCACACTCCAGAGATATTATAACAATGCATACTTGGATGGAGAGAAacaaaatgcaattaatgt ATTTTTGGGACATTTTCAACCTCAACCAGATAAACCTGATTTGTGGGAGCTTGATTCAAATCAGCATTACAATGTGGGAAGAAATGGACAATCAAATTCAGATCAATATGGAAG TGATACTTCTCCAATGCCTAACAGGGAGCTTTTTGCTGAAATGCAAAGAGTAAGGTACCTTGAACATGAAAATGGGGATGCAATTGACTGCTCAAACTTTGTTGACTTAGATTGGCTCTCTTCCTCTGGAAATTCATGCGAGGAAGAGCTATTAGAAAG GTCAATGCTGTTAGCATCTCCAACAGCTCTGCTATCATCAGAAAATGTTATCAATGAAACAATTAGTGAAATCACGGCATCCACCAGTGAATGTGGATCCAGCAGAAGG GGTAGAGATCACACCGGGACTGAGCTTGGCTACACTGAAGCCCAAAATTATGAAGTTCTCGAAGACTTCTCTGATAGTTTTGTGCGTTGGGTGACCTACGGGGAAGCAATCTGCCACTGA